The following coding sequences lie in one Cydia strobilella chromosome 20, ilCydStro3.1, whole genome shotgun sequence genomic window:
- the LOC134750754 gene encoding negative elongation factor A, giving the protein MANVRDSDTSLWLHNKLGTSNDSWTTGSICTQLNAEVLKNIKDCFPDLQTQVKLKLLLSFFHIPRRNVEEWRNELEEIIEVAAVDSDLWVAMLAEVLKTFPSQGTLNTEIAEFDETRPIFSDMIGELRKALAKHSELGLLPLECLYLNKNALVSVVGQQANPVKHFTLKRKPKSVALRSELLAKAAEVQANQKKAQAPTVPVRSRGMPRKMTDTTPLKGLPSRWAARSGVGGAGGVGGVGGRAAPAVARLPPRSAGIKLLDIADQPIAHAHAKRRRKNELEEASSNKKPAPAPAPAPAPAPAPPSPPPDYARGLNNYQMPKQEDNPTAGPAEAAAGSPPPPRASPPPSPSRAPPRGRRRARAAAPAQPHGTGAKPIVIGQQGKLLIAGQGGTKPLLLSAPTLLNTSAVLLQPGGKAVLLQNIKPVTQTVVQAARPALQVAPQPQPQPQPQPQPQPVVQVADGVAAAPAQPLLPRRGLSLTREQMLEAQDMFRNANRVTRPEKALILGFMAGSRDNPCPNLGNIVTIKLSENIENVLQSDDTYLTMLSEMHFQMNYNNGQWTRLKKYRHIDGMLPQKIPPGSTVIAANNQQPAVSIPNQSVS; this is encoded by the exons ATGGCGAACGTGCGGGATAGTGACACATCCTTGTGGCTCCATAATAAACTCGGAACATCGAACGATTCCTGGACAACTGGTTCAATTTGTACACAATTAAATGCTGAAGTGTTAAAGAATATTAAGGATTGTTTTCCAGATTTGCAAACACAAGTGAAACTAAAATTATTGTTGAGTTTCTTTCATATCCCGCGCAGAAATGTTGAAGAG TGGAGAAATGAATTGGAAGAGATTATTGAAGTGGCAGCGGTGGACTCGGACCTCTGGGTCGCCATGCTGGCTGAGGTCCTCAAAACATTCCCGTCACAGGGCACCCTTAACACCGAGATAGCAGAGTTCGACGAAACTCGGCCGATATTCAGTGACATGATCGGGGAGCTCCGGAAAGCCCTGGCTAAGCATTCGGAACTGGGATTGTTGCCATTAGAGTGCCTATATTTGAATAAGAATGCCTTAGTATCTGTG GTTGGCCAGCAAGCAAACCCAGTAAAACACTTCACACTAAAACGCAAACCCAAGTCCGTGGCGCTCCGGAGCGAACTACTAGCCAAGGCGGCCGAGGTGCAAGCCAACCAGAAGAAGGCTCAAGCCCCCACCGTGCCCGTCCGGAGCCGTGGCATGCCAAGGAAGATGACTGATACTA CCCCACTGAAAGGTCTGCCGTCCCGCTGGGCGGCGCGCTCGGGCGTGGGGGGTGCGGGGGGTGTGGGGGGTGTGGGGGGCCGCGCGGCGCCCGCCGTGGCGCGCCTGCCGCCCCGCAGCGCCGGCATCAAGCTGCTGGACATCGCCGACCAGCCTATCGCTCATGCCCATGCTAAACGGAGACGCAAGAACG AGTTGGAAGAGGCGTCCTCGAACAAGaagccggcgccggcgcccgcgcccgcgcccgcgcccgcgcccgcgccgccgtcgccgccgccggaCTACGCGCGCGGACTCAACAACTACCAGATGCCCAAGCAGGAGGACAACCCTACCG CTGGTCCGGCGGAGGCTGCTGCGGGCTCCCCCCCTCCCCCGCGCgcgtccccccccccctccccctcccgcGCCCCACCCCGCGgccgccgccgagcgcgcgccgccgcacccGCCCAGCCCCAT GGTACCGGTGCGAAACCGATCGTAATCGGTCAACAAGGCAAACTATTGATAGCGGGACAAGGCGGAACGAAGCCATTACTGCTGTCGGCGCCTACTCTCCTCAATACATCAGCTGTGCTACTGCAACCTGGAGGCAAGGCTGTGCTACTGCAGAACATCAAACCG GTGACGCAGACCGTGGTGCAGGCGGCGCGGCCCGCGCTGCAGGTGGCGCCGCAGCCGCAGCCGCAGCCGCAGCCGCAGCCGCAACCGCAACCCGTC GTGCAGGTGGCGGACGGCGTGGCGGCGGCGCCCGCGCAGCCGCTGCTGCCGCGTAGGGGGCTGTCGCTCACG CGTGAACAAATGCTGGAAGCGCAAGATATGTTCCGCAACGCCAACAGAGTCACGCGGCCCGAGAAGGCGCTCATACTTGGTTTCATGGCTGGCTCCAGAG ataacCCCTGTCCGAACCTAGGCAACATAGTGACAATAAAACTGTCGGAGAACATCGAAAACGTGCTGCAGTCAGACGACACCTACCTCACGATGCTCTCCGAGATGCACTTCCAGATGAACTACAACAACGGGCAGTGGACGCGCCTCAAGAAGTACCGCCACATCGACGGCATGCTGCCGCAGAAGATCCCGCCCGGCTCCACCGTCATCGCGGCCAACAACCAGCAGCCCGCCGTCTCCATACCCAACCAGAGCGTCAGTTAA